A segment of the Frankineae bacterium MT45 genome:
TCAGCGTTCCGAAGCGGTCACGCAGCGAGTCGAGCTGCTCGTCGATGTCGGCGTCGCTGACGGCGACGTCGTCGACGCTGACCTCGAGGCCGTCGAGGGCGGGGAGCACGATCTCGGGACGAATGTCGACCTCGGCCGTGAAGTTCAGCGTGACGCCGTCTTCGAGCTTGGTGACCTCGACCTCGGGCTGGCCGACGGCCTGCACGCTGTTCTCACGGACGGCCTCGACGTAGGCCTTGCCCAGGGCGTCGTTGACGACCTCTTCCAGGACGGCGGAGCGTCCGACGCGCTGGTCGATGACCCGCGCCGGGATCTTGCCCGGACGGAAGCCCGGAACCTTGACCTGAGCCCCGATCTTCTTGTAGGCGGCGTCGAAGCTTGGCTTGAGTTCGTCGAATGGAACCTCGACTGCCAGCCGGACGCGAGTGGGGTCCAGGGTTTCGACGGTGCTCTTCACTATGGGGATCGCTCCTTGGCGTTCATTGACGTGTCGGTGTTGGAGAGGAATGGCGAACTACTGCGTCGGGGTGACAGGATTTGAACCTGCGACTTCTCGCTCCCAAAGCGAACGCGCTACCAAGCTGCGCCACACCCCGGGCGTGGACAAATGTTGAGTGTACTTCCACCGCGGAGGGCGTTTCGACCATCCAGCGGGGGTGCTGGCGGTTGAGGTTGGCCGCCGCCAGGCCCGGGGTGGCGCGAGAGTGCTCGCCGACAAGGTAATCTGTTCGACGCATGCGGGCGAATTCGCGCCCGTACGCGGGCGTAGCTCAATGGTAGAGTCTCAGTCTTCCAAACTGATTGTGCGGGTTCGATTCCCGTCGCCCGCTCCAGCTCTTTGGGCCGGTGGCTCGCTGCCACGCTCCTCCATGATCGAGTTCCCGCCGTCGACCACGATCACCTGGCCGGTGAGATACGACGCACCCTCGCTCGCGAGATACGCCGCGAGGCTCGCCACCTCCTCCGGCCGGCCCGGACGCCCGACCGGGGTGGCCAGGCCCATCCGGTTCTCGTGCTCGGTCGCGGAGGCGGTGGCGATCCAACCGGGCGCGATCGCGTTCACGGTGATGCCACGTCCGGCAACCTCCAGCGCCACCGAGCGGGTGAGACCGACCGCGGCGGCCTTGGCGGCGTGGTAGGCCACGTCGCCGCGGAAGGCGAGAATTGGACCGGAGACCGAAGCGATATTGACGATTCGGCCGTAGCCGGCGTCGAGCATCGCCGGAAGGGCTGCACGGATCATGAAGAACATCGTGTCGAGGTTGCGGGACAGCGATGTGTGCCACTGCTCGTCGCTCACTTCCAGGGCGCCGCCGCTCTCGGCGGGCCTGGAGACCGACGTCATGCCTGCGTTGTTGACGAGGATGTCGAGACGGCCGTAGCTCTCGACGGCCAGACGCACCAATTCCTGCGCCGAGGCGGTGTCGGTCAGGTCGGCCACGAAGGGTTGGACGGTCGCACCTCCGCCTCGCAACTCGGTTGCCCGCTCGTCGATGCGGTCTGTGGTCGAGGTGATGACGAGCCGGGCGCCCCGCTGCGCCAGCAGGCGCGCCGTGGCGAAGCCGATCCCATCCGCGCTGCCGGCACCGGTGACCAGCGCGACCGACCCCGACTCCACCGACCCCGACTTCACCCGAGGAGGTCCACGGTCGCGGCTCGCGTCAGCTCAAGGTGCAGCGCCACATCCTCAGCCGTCGTCTCCGGGCACATCAACGCCATGTTGTGAAACGGCGTCAGGAGCACGCCGCGGTTCGCCAGATAGAGGTGGAAGTAGTCGTCGAGCTCCGAGTCCAGTGCACGGCGTGATTCGGTGCCGTTCTGCGGTGGCGTCGGCGTGAACCGGTACTCAGCCCGCGCGCCGAGCTGGCTGATCGACCAGGGCGCGCCTGTCTCGGTGAAGATGCTCCGGACGCCGTCTGCGTAGGTGGTCGCCAGCGCCGTCATCTGATCGAAGGCTTTATCGGTGAGCACGTGTTCCAACGTTGCCCGCACCGCCGCCACCGACAGGGCATTCCCCGCCATCGTTCCGCCGACGCCACCCATGTCGACGAGGTCCAGGTCGGTCCGGCTGAGCACGCGCTCGGCGAATTCGTCGGTCATGCCGTAGGCACCGGCCGGGATGCCGCCGCCGATCGCCTTGCCGATCACCACGAGATCAGGCTCCAGCCCCCAGGCGCGCGTGCAGCCGCCTGGCCCGGCGGAGAAGGTGTGCGTCTCGTCGTTGATCAACAGCGATCCGTGGCGGCGGGTCAGCTCGCGGACTCCGTCGAGGTAGCCGGGTTCGGGCAAAACGATCCCGATGTTGGTGAGCGCCGGCTCCATCAGCACCGCGGCGACATCGCCATGTTCCAGCTCGCGCTCCAGGCCGGCCAGATCGTTGAACTCCGCCACCCGGCTGGTCATGGTGACGTCGCAGGGTGCGCCGACGTTGCCTTCGCGGCTGGCGCCTGCGCCGTCGGGGCCGACCACGATCAGCGACTCGTCGACGCTGCCGTGATAGCAGTAGCTGTTGACCAGGATCTTCGGCCGGCCGGTGACGGCGCGAGCAATCCGGATCGACCAGCGGTTGGCGTCGGTGGCGGTGAGCGACAGGCTCCAGCGCGTTGGGCCGAAGCGGCGGCTGAGTTCCTGGCCGACCCACTCGGCGTCCTCGGTCGGCATCATCGCGGTCGCCCCACCGAGCTCCCCGAAGCGCCGGTTGACCGCCTCCACGGTCGCAGCGGGTGAGTGCCCGGCCATCGCTGCGGTGTCGCCCAGGGCGAAGTCGGAGTAGCTGACTCCGTCGATGTCGGTGACGGTTGAGCCACGCGCGCTCTGCAGGTAGAGCGGGAAGGCACCGGCCCGCATGTTCATCCACGTCATAGGCACGCCGCCGAAGAGGTGCTCGGCGGCCGCGTAGGCCTGCCGGGAGCGGGGGTGCAGCGCGATGAATTCATTGCGCTCTCGGATGAGTAGCGCTGCCAGCCGGTCCCTGTCGATCACTGCCTCGGTCCTCTCGATCGTGCTACGCGTCGAGTATGACGAGGGCAGCTAGAGCCGCCGCCGCGGGGCACAGCAGATCGGAGCCGGGCTCCCGATGTGCACCCCGCGCCACGAGTTCAGCCGATGCCCTCCCGACGCGAGATGGCTCCGGCCTCCGTCCGGCTGCTGGCCCCGAGCTTGGCCAGAATGTTGGAGACGTGCACGCTCACCGTCTTCTCGCTGATGTAGAGCTCCTTCGCGATCTGACGGTTGGTGCGTCCCTGCTCCAGGAAGGCGAGCACCTCCCGCTCGCGGCCGGTGAGGCTCTGCGCTCCGCTGGCGGTCGGCGCCGCCTCGACCCGCCGGCTCGTACCGAGTGCCCTTAGTTCGGCCAACAGCGGTGCCGCCCCCAGTTCACGGGCCGTGTCACGCGCGGCGGCAGCCAGTTCGGAGGCCTCCGCGCTCCGGCCCGCAGCTCGCAGCACCGTGGCCAGCCTCGTCTGGGAGCGGGCGACCTCATACCGGTCGCCGTAGCTGAACGCCTCGATCGACAGCTCCCACGCCGCGACCTGCTCCTCCAGCGTCGGTGCCTCAAGGCCGGCCAGCCAGCGCAGTCGCAGCCACTCCGCCTCGACCCGCCGGGCCCAGGCGTGGCTCTCCGCCCCCAGTTTCCGTTCGGGTCGCTGCTGATCGGCGAGCACGGCCCGGACCGCCGTGACGTACTCCGACCCGCGTTCGACGATCTCCGGGCGTCCGGACTGCGGCAGGTCGGAGACCATGCTGGAGAGCGTCGCGAGAGCGATCGCTGAGATTCTGACCTGAGACGGGATGAGCGCCGTCTGCCAGAGCCCGGTGAGTTCCAGGATCAACCAGTCGAGATGTTCGAGCGCGCGCTGGGGTTGACCGGCGCAGACGAAGAGATCGGCGGCCGGAACCGTCTGCACGGCGACCATCGTCTCGCGAAGACTCCACGAGCGCAGCGCCGGAAGGAGTTCCAGGCTCGTCACCTCGCCGCGACCGGCGGCCACTGCGAGGCCGGCCGCCTTGATCATCGCCTCGGCCAGCGGCGAGGGTGACTCACCCACCACCGACGCGTGGGCGGCGCTGCGATCCCAATCGCCCAACTGGTAGCGGGTCAGCACCGACATGACGCGACTCTCGATCGCATAGGAGGACCAGGGCCGGCCTGCCTCCTGGGCCCGGGCCGCGTTCGCCTCATAGGCCTCGACCGCCTTCTCCAATTCGCCCAACTCGAAGTACAGGCCACCCAGGCTGTAGGAGCTACGCAGCTCGGCGGTGAGGTTCCCGCGCTCGCGGGCTTCGGCGCGGACGGCCAGCAGGCTCTCGGCTGCACTGACCGGGTCACCCGTGCGCTGATCGAGCACCGCGAGCGTGGTGCTCGCCTCAGCCACGGCCTCCGGATCGGCGACCCGCGTGCCGAGCATCAGGGCCTCCTGCCCCCAGCGGGCGGCGTCCGCGTAGCGCCCGAGCATCAGCAGGCAGCGCGCATGCACCACGGCGATTCGAGCCCGCAGTGCGGTCGGCGGATCGATCGGGACCAGCCGTAGCGCCTCGTCGGTCGACTCGAGCGCGTCGGTCTCGGAGTCGACCGGCATGCCGTACCGGGCCCGGCCGAGTAGCAACTCGGCGCGCAGCTGAGGTGGGGCGTCGGCCGGGAGGTCGGCCACCGCCTGCTTGCCCAGGGCGACGGCGCGGAAAACGTGACCGGCGACCGACGCCGCGTTGGCGGCCTTCGCCGCCACGGTGCTGGCCGGGTACTCGATCTCCGCTGGCGCATGTGCCGCAAGTTCAAGGGCATTCTCGTAGTAGCGCATCGCGTCCTCGGCGGCGGCGACGGTCATCGCCTCGTCGCCGGCGCGCACACTGGCCGCGAAGGCCATCGGCAGGTCGTGTGACTCGTGAGCGTGGCGGGAGAGTTCGGCGGCACTGCCGGTCGCGGTTCGGGTGAGGGCCGCCGCGTAGCTCGCGTGCAGACGTACCCGCTCACCGGGCAGCAGATCGGCGTAGACGGCCTCGGCCAGCAGCGCATGCCGGAAGCCGTACCCCTCACTCCCTCGTGGTTCGAGGAGGTGGGCGTCGACCGCCTCGCGGAGGGCGGCCTCAAGCGCGTCCGGCGGCAGTTCGACAACGGCGGCCAGCAGTTCGTGGCGCACCCGCCGCCCGGCCACCGCCGCGGCCCGAACCGCCAGTCGGGCCTCGGCCGAGAGGCGGTCCAGGCGCACCAGCAGCAGGTCGGCGAGTTCGGCCGGGACGGTCGAGGCGCGGTCATCGTCGGCGGCGGCGGCTAGGAGTTGCTCAGCGAAGAAGGCGTTCCCGCCGGAGCGCTGGATGATGCGCTCGATCGTCTGCTCGGGGAGCGGGACCGGGCGCACGTCGCTGATGAGTGCGCGGATCTCTTCGGCGGTCAGCGGGGGCAGTTGGAGGCGGGTCACTCCCGGCAGTCGGGCCCACTCGGCGGCGACGGCGCGCAGCGGATGGCGGCGGTGCAGGTCTTCGCTGCGGTAACTGACGACGATCGCGATGTTTCGCTCGCCACGGAGCCGGGCGAAGAGGAAGCCGAGGAGATCGCGGGTGGCCTGATCGGCCCAGTGCACGTCCTCGACGATGAGCAGTACCGGCTGGGTCGCCGAGACTGCCTCCAGCGCGCCGAGCACGG
Coding sequences within it:
- a CDS encoding glutamate-1-semialdehyde 2,1-aminomutase — translated: MIDRDRLAALLIRERNEFIALHPRSRQAYAAAEHLFGGVPMTWMNMRAGAFPLYLQSARGSTVTDIDGVSYSDFALGDTAAMAGHSPAATVEAVNRRFGELGGATAMMPTEDAEWVGQELSRRFGPTRWSLSLTATDANRWSIRIARAVTGRPKILVNSYCYHGSVDESLIVVGPDGAGASREGNVGAPCDVTMTSRVAEFNDLAGLERELEHGDVAAVLMEPALTNIGIVLPEPGYLDGVRELTRRHGSLLINDETHTFSAGPGGCTRAWGLEPDLVVIGKAIGGGIPAGAYGMTDEFAERVLSRTDLDLVDMGGVGGTMAGNALSVAAVRATLEHVLTDKAFDQMTALATTYADGVRSIFTETGAPWSISQLGARAEYRFTPTPPQNGTESRRALDSELDDYFHLYLANRGVLLTPFHNMALMCPETTAEDVALHLELTRAATVDLLG
- a CDS encoding regulatory protein, luxR family, whose product is MGSVTELHPTGAAPEIQFTEVQFTEIQFTLSEVDGTIAGMARPLTPIVGRSDELATMQAVLEEAVGESARAMLVVGDAGVGKTRLLIEASAQASDRGWLRMVGHCIDFGDAGLPYLPISEAFGALERDRPELVESLVAEFAPLARLLPAHRRLVQQTAAFDDRVERGPLFDAVLGALEAVSATQPVLLIVEDVHWADQATRDLLGFLFARLRGERNIAIVVSYRSEDLHRRHPLRAVAAEWARLPGVTRLQLPPLTAEEIRALISDVRPVPLPEQTIERIIQRSGGNAFFAEQLLAAAADDDRASTVPAELADLLLVRLDRLSAEARLAVRAAAVAGRRVRHELLAAVVELPPDALEAALREAVDAHLLEPRGSEGYGFRHALLAEAVYADLLPGERVRLHASYAAALTRTATGSAAELSRHAHESHDLPMAFAASVRAGDEAMTVAAAEDAMRYYENALELAAHAPAEIEYPASTVAAKAANAASVAGHVFRAVALGKQAVADLPADAPPQLRAELLLGRARYGMPVDSETDALESTDEALRLVPIDPPTALRARIAVVHARCLLMLGRYADAARWGQEALMLGTRVADPEAVAEASTTLAVLDQRTGDPVSAAESLLAVRAEARERGNLTAELRSSYSLGGLYFELGELEKAVEAYEANAARAQEAGRPWSSYAIESRVMSVLTRYQLGDWDRSAAHASVVGESPSPLAEAMIKAAGLAVAAGRGEVTSLELLPALRSWSLRETMVAVQTVPAADLFVCAGQPQRALEHLDWLILELTGLWQTALIPSQVRISAIALATLSSMVSDLPQSGRPEIVERGSEYVTAVRAVLADQQRPERKLGAESHAWARRVEAEWLRLRWLAGLEAPTLEEQVAAWELSIEAFSYGDRYEVARSQTRLATVLRAAGRSAEASELAAAARDTARELGAAPLLAELRALGTSRRVEAAPTASGAQSLTGREREVLAFLEQGRTNRQIAKELYISEKTVSVHVSNILAKLGASSRTEAGAISRREGIG